From Streptomyces sp. 6-11-2, one genomic window encodes:
- a CDS encoding heavy-metal-associated domain-containing protein, with product MTAQTGTPDTVTTVYKVSGMSCGHCEGSVSAEISELPGVSSVKAVASTGEVTVVSASPLETEAVRAAVDEAGFELVGEA from the coding sequence ATGACCGCCCAGACCGGCACCCCGGACACCGTCACCACCGTCTACAAGGTGAGCGGGATGAGCTGCGGACACTGCGAGGGTTCCGTGTCCGCCGAGATCTCCGAGCTGCCCGGCGTCAGCTCGGTGAAGGCCGTCGCCTCCACCGGCGAGGTCACCGTGGTCTCCGCCTCCCCGCTGGAGACGGAGGCCGTGCGCGCCGCCGTGGACGAGGCGGGCTTCGAACTCGTCGGCGAGGCCTGA
- a CDS encoding zinc-dependent alcohol dehydrogenase family protein: MRAVVFERYGEPAEVREVADPRPAEHGVVVRVEATGLCRSDWHGWQGHDPDVALPHVPGHELAGTVEEVGPRVTRWRPGDRVTVPFVCACGTCPACAAGDQQVCERQTQPGFTHWGSFAQYVALDHADVNLVAVPEGLSFATAASLGCRFATAYRAVVQQGRAAAGDWVAVHGCGGVGLSAVMIAAAAGARVVAVDVSARALDLARRFGAAQCVDASDVEDTAERVRELTGGGAHLSLDALGSPATCAASVNGLRRRGRHVQVGLLPSTTGTTPVPMARAIALELELLGSHGMAAHAYPEMLELVRAGVLRPDLLVTSAIPLAAVPDALAAMGTAPGSGVTVIEPWS, from the coding sequence ATGCGGGCTGTGGTGTTCGAGCGGTACGGGGAGCCGGCCGAGGTGCGCGAGGTGGCCGACCCGAGGCCCGCGGAGCACGGGGTCGTGGTGCGCGTCGAGGCGACCGGCCTGTGCCGCAGCGACTGGCACGGCTGGCAGGGCCACGACCCCGACGTCGCGCTGCCGCACGTGCCGGGGCACGAACTCGCGGGGACCGTCGAGGAGGTGGGCCCCCGGGTGACCCGCTGGCGGCCCGGCGACCGGGTGACCGTCCCCTTCGTCTGCGCCTGCGGCACCTGCCCCGCCTGTGCGGCGGGCGACCAGCAGGTGTGCGAGCGGCAGACCCAGCCGGGCTTCACGCACTGGGGCTCCTTCGCCCAGTACGTGGCGCTCGACCACGCCGACGTGAACCTGGTCGCCGTCCCCGAGGGCCTGTCCTTCGCCACGGCGGCCTCGCTCGGCTGCCGGTTCGCCACGGCGTACCGCGCGGTGGTCCAGCAGGGCCGGGCCGCCGCCGGCGACTGGGTCGCCGTGCACGGCTGCGGGGGCGTGGGCCTGTCGGCGGTGATGATCGCGGCGGCCGCGGGGGCGAGGGTGGTCGCGGTGGACGTGTCCGCCCGGGCCCTGGACCTGGCGCGGAGGTTCGGCGCCGCGCAGTGCGTGGACGCGTCCGACGTCGAGGACACGGCGGAGCGGGTGCGCGAGCTGACCGGTGGCGGCGCCCATCTCTCGCTCGACGCGCTCGGCTCACCCGCCACCTGCGCGGCCTCGGTGAACGGCCTGCGCCGCCGGGGCCGTCACGTCCAGGTCGGTCTGCTGCCCTCCACGACGGGCACCACCCCGGTGCCCATGGCACGCGCGATCGCCCTGGAACTCGAACTCCTGGGCAGCCACGGCATGGCCGCGCACGCCTATCCGGAGATGCTGGAGCTGGTACGGGCCGGTGTGCTGCGCCCCGATCTGCTGGTGACGTCGGCCATCCCGCTGGCGGCCGTCCCGGACGCGCTCGCGGCGATGGGCACGGCACCGGGATCCGGGGTCACGGTCATCGAGCCGTGGAGCTGA
- a CDS encoding AlpA family transcriptional regulator: MTDRRLWSYKEIAAHIRVQPDTVRSYRKHGLLPPPDHVESGRPYWYADTVRAWVAARPGNRGRRAD; this comes from the coding sequence ATGACCGACCGAAGGCTCTGGTCGTACAAGGAGATCGCGGCGCACATCCGGGTGCAGCCGGACACCGTCCGGTCCTACCGCAAGCACGGCCTGCTGCCGCCACCCGACCACGTGGAGAGCGGCAGGCCCTACTGGTACGCCGACACCGTCCGCGCCTGGGTCGCCGCCCGGCCCGGCAACCGCGGCCGCAGAGCCGACTGA
- the mmsA gene encoding CoA-acylating methylmalonate-semialdehyde dehydrogenase codes for MTKIVNHWIGGKTVEGASGTYGPVTDPATGEVTTKVAFASVEEVDAAVAAAKDAYLTWGQSSLAQRTSILFKFRALLDAHRDEIAELITAEHGKVHSDALGEVARGLEIVDLACGINVQLKGELSTQVATRVDVAAIRQPLGVVAGITPFNFPAMVPMWMFPIAIACGNTFVLKPSEKDPSASLKIAELLAEAGLPDGVFNVVHGDKVAVDRLLEHPDVKAVSFVGSTPIARYIHTTASANGKRVQALGGAKNHMLVLPDADLDAAADAAVSAAYGSAGERCMAISAVVAVGAIGDELVEKIRERAEKIKIGPGSDPSSEMGPLITKAHRDKVATYVENAAGEGAEVVLDGTGYTVEGFENGHWVGISLLDRVPTSAKAYQDEIFGPVLCVLRVDSYDEGVALINASPFGNGTAIFTRDGGAARRFQLEIEAGMVGVNVPIPVPVGYHSFGGWKDSLFGDHHIYGNDGTHFYTRGKVVTTRWPDPSEAPAGVDLGFPRNH; via the coding sequence ATGACGAAGATCGTCAACCACTGGATCGGCGGGAAGACCGTCGAAGGCGCCTCGGGGACGTACGGGCCGGTCACGGACCCGGCGACCGGCGAGGTCACCACGAAGGTCGCGTTCGCCTCCGTGGAGGAGGTGGACGCCGCGGTCGCCGCCGCCAAGGACGCGTACCTGACCTGGGGCCAGTCCTCGCTGGCCCAGCGGACCTCGATCCTGTTCAAGTTCCGCGCGCTGCTGGACGCGCACCGCGACGAGATCGCCGAGCTGATCACCGCCGAGCACGGCAAGGTGCACTCCGACGCGCTCGGCGAGGTCGCGCGCGGCCTGGAGATCGTCGACCTGGCCTGCGGCATCAACGTCCAGCTCAAGGGTGAGCTGTCCACCCAGGTCGCCACCCGCGTCGACGTGGCCGCGATCCGGCAGCCGCTCGGCGTGGTCGCCGGCATCACGCCGTTCAACTTCCCGGCGATGGTCCCGATGTGGATGTTCCCCATCGCCATCGCGTGCGGCAACACCTTCGTGCTGAAGCCGAGCGAGAAGGACCCGTCGGCGTCCCTGAAGATCGCCGAGCTGCTGGCCGAGGCCGGGCTGCCCGACGGCGTCTTCAACGTCGTCCACGGCGACAAGGTGGCCGTGGACCGCCTCCTGGAGCACCCCGACGTCAAGGCGGTCTCCTTCGTCGGCTCCACCCCGATCGCGCGCTACATCCACACCACCGCCTCCGCGAACGGCAAGCGCGTGCAGGCCCTCGGCGGCGCCAAGAACCACATGCTGGTGCTGCCGGACGCCGACCTGGACGCGGCCGCCGACGCCGCCGTCTCGGCCGCGTACGGCTCGGCGGGCGAGCGCTGCATGGCCATCTCGGCCGTCGTCGCGGTCGGCGCGATCGGCGACGAGCTGGTGGAGAAGATCCGCGAGCGCGCCGAGAAGATCAAGATCGGTCCGGGCAGCGACCCGTCCTCCGAGATGGGCCCGCTGATCACCAAGGCGCACCGCGACAAGGTGGCCACGTACGTGGAGAACGCCGCGGGCGAGGGCGCCGAGGTCGTCCTGGACGGCACCGGCTACACGGTCGAGGGCTTCGAGAACGGCCACTGGGTCGGCATCTCGCTGCTGGACAGGGTGCCGACCAGCGCCAAGGCCTACCAGGACGAGATCTTCGGCCCGGTGCTGTGCGTGCTGCGCGTGGACAGCTACGACGAGGGCGTGGCGCTCATCAACGCCTCGCCGTTCGGCAACGGCACCGCGATCTTCACCCGCGACGGCGGCGCCGCCCGCCGCTTCCAGCTGGAGATCGAGGCCGGCATGGTCGGCGTCAACGTGCCGATCCCGGTGCCGGTGGGCTACCACTCCTTCGGTGGCTGGAAGGACTCGCTCTTCGGCGACCACCACATCTACGGCAACGACGGCACGCACTTCTACACGCGCGGCAAGGTCGTCACCACCCGCTGGCCGGACCCGTCCGAGGCCCCGGCGGGCGTGGACCTCGGGTTCCCGCGCAACCACTGA